A part of Melittangium boletus DSM 14713 genomic DNA contains:
- a CDS encoding S41 family peptidase, with translation MTAFEWVSDETGHAYDDAMRFLKGGDAVLIDLRGNGGGSSEAVQYLASHFLKAGTLEITFQHAGREPVQTRVLDHLPAGRMIGKPLYVLIDQGAASAAESFAYDVQQFKLGKLVGASTAGAANTNEFVPIAPGFMLSVSTGRPVHPISKANWEGTGVAPDVATPPSQALDQAHALALRALAAAHPAPQIQADYDWALPEVEARLRPATVSAATVTAAPGAYGKYVVTAEKDGLWLARPGHPLWPEPRRIKPLTNDGLFAVEGVDSLRVGVKPNALELWWKGEPTPRLLNRN, from the coding sequence GTGACGGCATTCGAATGGGTCAGCGACGAGACGGGCCACGCCTATGACGACGCGATGCGCTTCCTCAAGGGCGGTGACGCGGTGCTCATCGATCTGCGCGGCAATGGCGGCGGCTCTTCCGAGGCGGTGCAGTACCTGGCCAGCCACTTCCTGAAGGCGGGAACGCTGGAGATCACCTTCCAGCACGCCGGACGCGAGCCCGTCCAGACGCGCGTGCTCGACCACCTCCCGGCCGGCCGGATGATCGGCAAGCCGCTCTATGTGCTGATCGACCAAGGCGCCGCCTCGGCGGCGGAATCCTTCGCCTACGACGTGCAGCAATTCAAGCTGGGCAAGCTGGTCGGAGCGTCCACGGCCGGTGCCGCCAACACCAATGAATTCGTGCCAATCGCCCCGGGCTTCATGCTCAGCGTCTCGACCGGACGTCCGGTCCATCCGATCAGCAAGGCCAACTGGGAGGGGACTGGCGTTGCCCCGGACGTCGCGACGCCGCCGTCGCAGGCGCTCGACCAGGCCCACGCCCTGGCCCTGAGAGCCCTGGCCGCGGCGCATCCCGCGCCCCAAATCCAGGCGGACTACGACTGGGCGCTGCCGGAGGTCGAGGCCCGACTGCGTCCGGCCACGGTCTCGGCGGCGACCGTCACGGCCGCGCCCGGGGCGTATGGCAAGTACGTCGTCACCGCGGAGAAGGACGGTCTGTGGCTCGCGCGCCCGGGGCATCCTCTCTGGCCCGAGCCACGTCGCATCAAGCCGCTGACGAATGACGGCCTGTTCGCGGTGGAGGGCGTCGACAGCCTACGCGTCGGCGTGAAGCCGAACGCCCTGGAACTGTGGTGGAAGGGCGAGCCCACCCCTCGGCTCCTGAACCGAAACTGA
- the fabG gene encoding 3-oxoacyl-ACP reductase FabG: MLAESLKGKSVIVTGASKGIGKGIAGVFARHGAKVLVVARDLQAAETTAREFVAAGGTASGFPADVTRLEDMEKMAQAAAERHGGIDVLCANAGIFPQVKMEDMSPETWDEVMATNLKGTFLSVKACIPYLKKSGQGRIVITSSITGPVTGFPGWTHYGATKAGQLGFMRTASMELAKYRITVNAVLPGNIMTEGLEALGPDYMKGMAEAVPLGTLGQVEDIGHAALFFASREAGYITGQTLIVDGGQVLPESPDALKQM, from the coding sequence ATGTTGGCGGAATCGCTCAAGGGAAAATCGGTCATCGTCACCGGCGCCAGCAAGGGCATTGGCAAGGGGATCGCCGGGGTCTTCGCGCGGCACGGAGCCAAGGTGCTGGTGGTCGCGCGAGATCTCCAGGCGGCTGAGACGACGGCGCGGGAGTTCGTCGCGGCCGGTGGCACCGCCAGCGGCTTTCCCGCTGACGTGACCCGGCTCGAGGACATGGAGAAGATGGCCCAGGCGGCGGCCGAGCGTCATGGCGGAATCGACGTGCTGTGCGCCAATGCCGGCATCTTTCCGCAGGTGAAGATGGAGGACATGTCGCCGGAAACCTGGGACGAGGTGATGGCGACCAACCTCAAGGGCACCTTCCTCTCGGTGAAGGCCTGCATCCCCTACCTGAAGAAATCCGGCCAGGGACGCATCGTCATCACCTCTTCGATCACGGGTCCGGTGACCGGCTTTCCCGGCTGGACCCATTACGGTGCCACCAAGGCCGGGCAACTGGGCTTCATGCGCACCGCCTCCATGGAGCTCGCGAAATACCGCATCACGGTCAACGCCGTACTGCCCGGCAACATCATGACCGAGGGCCTCGAGGCGCTGGGCCCGGACTACATGAAGGGCATGGCGGAGGCGGTGCCGCTCGGCACTCTGGGCCAGGTCGAGGATATCGGCCATGCCGCCCTGTTCTTCGCCAGCCGCGAGGCCGGCTACATCACCGGCCAGACGCTCATCGTGGATGGCGGTCAGGTCCTCCCCGAATCGCCGGACGCGTTGAAGCAGATGTAA
- a CDS encoding SdiA-regulated domain-containing protein, translated as MSVPSTVPPAPLEVRDARPERVDLPFGPEQRVSQLLPALSKVVKEPSGIVFHPGRGTLFVVGDKGDVAELTREGEVRQRARHDGLGFEGITVGPDGRLFAIEERKKPRIHELDPQTLKLKAEYEVDTTLKGARVVGESRNKSAEGLCYVPEQDAFYVVNQSPPWLVKLRVPLDKKEGKAKALEAVDLSSAVRQQASDVHYDAATGHFLITESGAGLEKGAVHEVTREGKRVHHFAVPGVRAEGLALDDAGRAYIADDAGGVLRIKR; from the coding sequence ATGTCCGTCCCCAGCACCGTGCCGCCCGCCCCCCTCGAGGTCCGTGATGCCCGCCCCGAGCGGGTGGACCTGCCCTTCGGTCCGGAGCAGCGGGTGTCCCAGCTGCTGCCCGCCCTGTCCAAGGTGGTCAAGGAGCCCAGCGGCATCGTCTTCCACCCGGGGCGGGGCACGCTCTTCGTGGTGGGGGACAAGGGGGACGTGGCCGAGCTCACCCGCGAGGGCGAGGTGCGCCAGCGCGCGCGCCACGACGGCCTGGGCTTCGAGGGCATCACCGTGGGGCCGGACGGCCGGCTCTTCGCCATCGAGGAGCGGAAGAAGCCGCGCATCCACGAGCTGGACCCCCAGACGCTCAAGCTCAAGGCCGAGTACGAGGTGGACACGACGCTCAAGGGGGCGCGCGTGGTGGGCGAGTCGCGCAACAAGAGCGCCGAGGGGCTGTGCTACGTGCCCGAGCAGGACGCCTTCTACGTCGTCAACCAGTCACCGCCGTGGCTGGTGAAGCTCCGGGTGCCGCTCGACAAGAAGGAGGGCAAGGCCAAGGCGCTGGAGGCGGTGGACCTGTCGTCCGCCGTGCGGCAGCAGGCCTCGGACGTCCACTACGACGCGGCCACGGGCCACTTCCTCATCACCGAGTCCGGGGCCGGGCTGGAGAAGGGCGCCGTGCACGAGGTGACGCGCGAGGGGAAGCGGGTGCACCACTTCGCCGTTCCGGGCGTCCGCGCGGAGGGCCTGGCGTTGGATGACGCCGGGCGGGCCTACATCGCGGATGACGCGGGGGGCGTGCTGCGCATCAAGCGGTGA